The following coding sequences are from one Leptolyngbya sp. NIES-3755 window:
- a CDS encoding hypothetical protein (similar to AA sequence:cyanobase_aa:LBDG_42980), with amino-acid sequence MQITNSSAAPKKSIFQSTTFWGAVLTATASISPVVATTVETYQNTGKINPQGISQIVVVLATTGVTILGRVKATEAVYTPKGLPGADKPKEI; translated from the coding sequence ATGCAAATTACCAATTCTTCCGCTGCCCCCAAAAAGAGTATTTTTCAAAGCACCACCTTTTGGGGAGCCGTTCTTACTGCTACCGCTTCCATTTCACCCGTTGTCGCCACTACAGTCGAAACTTATCAAAATACAGGCAAAATTAATCCCCAAGGTATTTCTCAGATTGTTGTGGTCTTAGCGACAACGGGAGTGACGATTTTGGGACGAGTTAAGGCGACTGAAGCGGTTTACACTCCAAAGGGACTACCAGGAGCCGATAAGCCCAAGGAAATCTAA